One part of the Nymphaea colorata isolate Beijing-Zhang1983 chromosome 8, ASM883128v2, whole genome shotgun sequence genome encodes these proteins:
- the LOC116259411 gene encoding zinc finger CCCH domain-containing protein 18-like isoform X3, with protein sequence MDVHEATRIVFSRIQKLEPELASKIIGVLLLQDHGDREMIRLAFGPDNLIHSLINKAKPNLSSLCAKIPAASHSLLAPFSSSPGSDLALQFTPYPPASPRSFSSPASFLASSTFWEPPHLGEQQAILNPDYVPPAYPESLGEEFGLRNHAQLLSLQDRVDPIFSAGAEFANGKFYAEPTLSSRTSRRSPSLPEFPLKPCLYFARGYCKHGNNCRFFHSQSMQDTLSEILNASQADFGNEEHVFSPGTLERLELDLAQLLRAKHTPVSIASLPQLYYERYGRTLQAEGYLTESQRHGKSGHSLTKLLARMKTIMVIERPHGQHVVVLAEDAHRYLDCRSERSDLGGIVSGSRQIYLTFPAESTFTEEDVSNYFRNYGPVQDVRIPCQQKRMFGFVTFMFPETVRIILTKGNPHFVCGARVLVKPYREKSRLVDRKYQDRLDPSMYYHSQLIDMDPEYHSVVGICENSRLLRKHLMEEHEQALEMESRRLSEFQLSPKPTTQRYFNYAIDDQKHSEDCFDYLFDGVNNGSTSGEKNKHNSSNYSDEESSQVLNLPESPFASPIASSIPAAI encoded by the exons ATGGATGTGCACGAGGCAACAAGGATCGTATTCAGCAGAATACAGAAGCTGGAGCCAGAACTTGCTTCAAAGATCATTGGGGTCCTACTGTTACAAGACCATGGTGATAGAGAGATGATCAGACTAGCGTTCGGTCCAGACAATCTGATCCATTCTCTCATCAACAAAGCAAAACCGAATCTCAGTTCGCTCTGTGCTAAAATTCCGGCAGCATCTCATTCGCTCTTGGCCCCATTTAGTTCATCACCTGGTTCTGATCTGGCTCTTCAGTTCACCCCATATCCTCCTGCTTCACCTCGGTCCTTTTCTTCCCCAGCTAGTTTCCTGGCTTCTTCTACATTCTGGGAGCCCCCACATTTAGGCGAGCAGCAAGCCATTCTCAACCCCGATTATGTCCCCCCTGCATACCCTGAATCACTCGGAGAAGAATTTGGCCTTCGTAACCATGCGCAGTTGCTTAGTTTACAGGATCGAGTCGATCCCATCTTCTCTGCAGGAGCAGAATTTGCTAATGGCAAGTTTTACGCCGAGCCCACATTGAGCTCAAGGACAAGTAGAAGATCTCCCAGTCTTCCTGAATTCCCTTTAAAACCATGCTTGTATTTCGCCAGGGGCTATTGCAAGCATGGCAATAACTGCAGGTTTTTCCATAGCCAATCGATGCAGGACACATTATCAGAAATCCTCAATGCTAGTCAGGCAGACTTCGGAAACGAAGAGCATGTGTTCTCTCCTGGGACTCTCGAGAGGCTGGAGTTGGATCTTGCCCAGCTCCTGCGAGCAAAACATACCCCTGTTTCCATTGCCTCACTGCCTCAGCTTTACTACGAGAGATATGGAAGGACGCTTCAGGCAGAAGGCTATCTCACTGAGAGCCAGAGACACGGCAAATCTGGTCACAGTCTCACAAAGTTGCTTGCTCGGATGAAGACTATTATGGTTATTGAGCG GCCTCATGGGCAGCATGTGGTTGTTTTAGCAGAGGACGCACATAGATACTTGGACTGTAGAAGTGAAAGGAGTGACCTTGGTGGGATCGTCTCCGGATCTCGACAGATTTATCTAACTTTTCCAGCAGAAAGCACTTTCACAGAGGAAGATGTCTCTAACTATTTCAG AAATTATGGGCCTGTTCAGGATGTGAGGATACCCTGTCAGCAGAAAAGGATGTTTGGATTCGTCACCTTTATGTTCCCTGAGACTGTGAGGATAATCCTGACTAAAGGGAATCCTCATTTTGTTTGTGGTGCTCGAGTGCTTGTCAAGCCTTACAGGGAGAAGTCCAGACTTGTGGATAG GAAATACCAAGATAGGCTTGATCCATCAATGTATTACCATTCACAGCTGATAGACATGGACCCTGAATATCATTCAG TTGTGGGAATCTGTGAGAATTCTCGATTGCTCAGGAAGCATTTAATGGAGGAGCATGAGCAAGCACTCGAGATGGAGAGCAGGCGCCTGTCCGAGTTTCAGTTGTCTCCAAAGCCAACAACGCAGCGCTATTTTAATTATGCAATAGATGATCAGAAGCATTCTGAAG ATTGTTTCGACTATCTGTTTGATGGTGTCAACAATGGTTCAACAAGTGGAGAGAAAAACAAGCACAACAGCAGCAATTACAGTGATGAAGAAAG TAGCCAAGTTCTTAATCTTCCTGAGAGTCCATTTGCATCTCCAATTGCAAGCAGCATTCCAGCAGCTATATAG
- the LOC116259411 gene encoding zinc finger CCCH domain-containing protein 18-like isoform X2, translated as MVLYVTVAGRIQMDVHEATRIVFSRIQKLEPELASKIIGVLLLQDHGDREMIRLAFGPDNLIHSLINKAKPNLSSLCAKIPAASHSLLAPFSSSPGSDLALQFTPYPPASPRSFSSPASFLASSTFWEPPHLGEQQAILNPDYVPPAYPESLGEEFGLRNHAQLLSLQDRVDPIFSAGAEFANGKFYAEPTLSSRTSRRSPSLPEFPLKPCLYFARGYCKHGNNCRFFHSQSMQDTLSEILNASQADFGNEEHVFSPGTLERLELDLAQLLRAKHTPVSIASLPQLYYERYGRTLQAEGYLTESQRHGKSGHSLTKLLARMKTIMVIERPHGQHVVVLAEDAHRYLDCRSERSDLGGIVSGSRQIYLTFPAESTFTEEDVSNYFRNYGPVQDVRIPCQQKRMFGFVTFMFPETVRIILTKGNPHFVCGARVLVKPYREKSRLVDRKYQDRLDPSMYYHSQLIDMDPEYHSVVGICENSRLLRKHLMEEHEQALEMESRRLSEFQLSPKPTTQRYFNYAIDDQKHSEDCFDYLFDGVNNGSTSGEKNKHNSSNYSDEESSQVLNLPESPFASPIASSIPAAI; from the exons ATGGTTCTGTATGTGACGGTTGCAGGAAGGATTCAAATGGATGTGCACGAGGCAACAAGGATCGTATTCAGCAGAATACAGAAGCTGGAGCCAGAACTTGCTTCAAAGATCATTGGGGTCCTACTGTTACAAGACCATGGTGATAGAGAGATGATCAGACTAGCGTTCGGTCCAGACAATCTGATCCATTCTCTCATCAACAAAGCAAAACCGAATCTCAGTTCGCTCTGTGCTAAAATTCCGGCAGCATCTCATTCGCTCTTGGCCCCATTTAGTTCATCACCTGGTTCTGATCTGGCTCTTCAGTTCACCCCATATCCTCCTGCTTCACCTCGGTCCTTTTCTTCCCCAGCTAGTTTCCTGGCTTCTTCTACATTCTGGGAGCCCCCACATTTAGGCGAGCAGCAAGCCATTCTCAACCCCGATTATGTCCCCCCTGCATACCCTGAATCACTCGGAGAAGAATTTGGCCTTCGTAACCATGCGCAGTTGCTTAGTTTACAGGATCGAGTCGATCCCATCTTCTCTGCAGGAGCAGAATTTGCTAATGGCAAGTTTTACGCCGAGCCCACATTGAGCTCAAGGACAAGTAGAAGATCTCCCAGTCTTCCTGAATTCCCTTTAAAACCATGCTTGTATTTCGCCAGGGGCTATTGCAAGCATGGCAATAACTGCAGGTTTTTCCATAGCCAATCGATGCAGGACACATTATCAGAAATCCTCAATGCTAGTCAGGCAGACTTCGGAAACGAAGAGCATGTGTTCTCTCCTGGGACTCTCGAGAGGCTGGAGTTGGATCTTGCCCAGCTCCTGCGAGCAAAACATACCCCTGTTTCCATTGCCTCACTGCCTCAGCTTTACTACGAGAGATATGGAAGGACGCTTCAGGCAGAAGGCTATCTCACTGAGAGCCAGAGACACGGCAAATCTGGTCACAGTCTCACAAAGTTGCTTGCTCGGATGAAGACTATTATGGTTATTGAGCG GCCTCATGGGCAGCATGTGGTTGTTTTAGCAGAGGACGCACATAGATACTTGGACTGTAGAAGTGAAAGGAGTGACCTTGGTGGGATCGTCTCCGGATCTCGACAGATTTATCTAACTTTTCCAGCAGAAAGCACTTTCACAGAGGAAGATGTCTCTAACTATTTCAG AAATTATGGGCCTGTTCAGGATGTGAGGATACCCTGTCAGCAGAAAAGGATGTTTGGATTCGTCACCTTTATGTTCCCTGAGACTGTGAGGATAATCCTGACTAAAGGGAATCCTCATTTTGTTTGTGGTGCTCGAGTGCTTGTCAAGCCTTACAGGGAGAAGTCCAGACTTGTGGATAG GAAATACCAAGATAGGCTTGATCCATCAATGTATTACCATTCACAGCTGATAGACATGGACCCTGAATATCATTCAG TTGTGGGAATCTGTGAGAATTCTCGATTGCTCAGGAAGCATTTAATGGAGGAGCATGAGCAAGCACTCGAGATGGAGAGCAGGCGCCTGTCCGAGTTTCAGTTGTCTCCAAAGCCAACAACGCAGCGCTATTTTAATTATGCAATAGATGATCAGAAGCATTCTGAAG ATTGTTTCGACTATCTGTTTGATGGTGTCAACAATGGTTCAACAAGTGGAGAGAAAAACAAGCACAACAGCAGCAATTACAGTGATGAAGAAAG TAGCCAAGTTCTTAATCTTCCTGAGAGTCCATTTGCATCTCCAATTGCAAGCAGCATTCCAGCAGCTATATAG
- the LOC116259411 gene encoding zinc finger CCCH domain-containing protein 18-like isoform X1, which produces MNTRNELYPLQYKLVFFGLSRNGRIQMDVHEATRIVFSRIQKLEPELASKIIGVLLLQDHGDREMIRLAFGPDNLIHSLINKAKPNLSSLCAKIPAASHSLLAPFSSSPGSDLALQFTPYPPASPRSFSSPASFLASSTFWEPPHLGEQQAILNPDYVPPAYPESLGEEFGLRNHAQLLSLQDRVDPIFSAGAEFANGKFYAEPTLSSRTSRRSPSLPEFPLKPCLYFARGYCKHGNNCRFFHSQSMQDTLSEILNASQADFGNEEHVFSPGTLERLELDLAQLLRAKHTPVSIASLPQLYYERYGRTLQAEGYLTESQRHGKSGHSLTKLLARMKTIMVIERPHGQHVVVLAEDAHRYLDCRSERSDLGGIVSGSRQIYLTFPAESTFTEEDVSNYFRNYGPVQDVRIPCQQKRMFGFVTFMFPETVRIILTKGNPHFVCGARVLVKPYREKSRLVDRKYQDRLDPSMYYHSQLIDMDPEYHSVVGICENSRLLRKHLMEEHEQALEMESRRLSEFQLSPKPTTQRYFNYAIDDQKHSEDCFDYLFDGVNNGSTSGEKNKHNSSNYSDEESSQVLNLPESPFASPIASSIPAAI; this is translated from the exons ATGAATACCAGAAATGAGTTATATCCACTACAAtacaagttggttttctttgGGTTATCGAGAAATG GAAGGATTCAAATGGATGTGCACGAGGCAACAAGGATCGTATTCAGCAGAATACAGAAGCTGGAGCCAGAACTTGCTTCAAAGATCATTGGGGTCCTACTGTTACAAGACCATGGTGATAGAGAGATGATCAGACTAGCGTTCGGTCCAGACAATCTGATCCATTCTCTCATCAACAAAGCAAAACCGAATCTCAGTTCGCTCTGTGCTAAAATTCCGGCAGCATCTCATTCGCTCTTGGCCCCATTTAGTTCATCACCTGGTTCTGATCTGGCTCTTCAGTTCACCCCATATCCTCCTGCTTCACCTCGGTCCTTTTCTTCCCCAGCTAGTTTCCTGGCTTCTTCTACATTCTGGGAGCCCCCACATTTAGGCGAGCAGCAAGCCATTCTCAACCCCGATTATGTCCCCCCTGCATACCCTGAATCACTCGGAGAAGAATTTGGCCTTCGTAACCATGCGCAGTTGCTTAGTTTACAGGATCGAGTCGATCCCATCTTCTCTGCAGGAGCAGAATTTGCTAATGGCAAGTTTTACGCCGAGCCCACATTGAGCTCAAGGACAAGTAGAAGATCTCCCAGTCTTCCTGAATTCCCTTTAAAACCATGCTTGTATTTCGCCAGGGGCTATTGCAAGCATGGCAATAACTGCAGGTTTTTCCATAGCCAATCGATGCAGGACACATTATCAGAAATCCTCAATGCTAGTCAGGCAGACTTCGGAAACGAAGAGCATGTGTTCTCTCCTGGGACTCTCGAGAGGCTGGAGTTGGATCTTGCCCAGCTCCTGCGAGCAAAACATACCCCTGTTTCCATTGCCTCACTGCCTCAGCTTTACTACGAGAGATATGGAAGGACGCTTCAGGCAGAAGGCTATCTCACTGAGAGCCAGAGACACGGCAAATCTGGTCACAGTCTCACAAAGTTGCTTGCTCGGATGAAGACTATTATGGTTATTGAGCG GCCTCATGGGCAGCATGTGGTTGTTTTAGCAGAGGACGCACATAGATACTTGGACTGTAGAAGTGAAAGGAGTGACCTTGGTGGGATCGTCTCCGGATCTCGACAGATTTATCTAACTTTTCCAGCAGAAAGCACTTTCACAGAGGAAGATGTCTCTAACTATTTCAG AAATTATGGGCCTGTTCAGGATGTGAGGATACCCTGTCAGCAGAAAAGGATGTTTGGATTCGTCACCTTTATGTTCCCTGAGACTGTGAGGATAATCCTGACTAAAGGGAATCCTCATTTTGTTTGTGGTGCTCGAGTGCTTGTCAAGCCTTACAGGGAGAAGTCCAGACTTGTGGATAG GAAATACCAAGATAGGCTTGATCCATCAATGTATTACCATTCACAGCTGATAGACATGGACCCTGAATATCATTCAG TTGTGGGAATCTGTGAGAATTCTCGATTGCTCAGGAAGCATTTAATGGAGGAGCATGAGCAAGCACTCGAGATGGAGAGCAGGCGCCTGTCCGAGTTTCAGTTGTCTCCAAAGCCAACAACGCAGCGCTATTTTAATTATGCAATAGATGATCAGAAGCATTCTGAAG ATTGTTTCGACTATCTGTTTGATGGTGTCAACAATGGTTCAACAAGTGGAGAGAAAAACAAGCACAACAGCAGCAATTACAGTGATGAAGAAAG TAGCCAAGTTCTTAATCTTCCTGAGAGTCCATTTGCATCTCCAATTGCAAGCAGCATTCCAGCAGCTATATAG